acaggaaaagaaggttCAGAGAGGCTGACCCAGCTTCCGAGtctctgcttccagaacagcagctttgggcTCCCTGACCACAGCTGCTAAGGAGCGAGACAGCTCTTGGTGAAGGTCTGACAGCTCCTGGCTGGTCTTGGCACAGCACTCAATATAGTCCTGCTTGTATTTTCGTTCTTGTGCCAGCTGCGTCTGCAGAAGGGACACCTGAAAGAGGCAAAAGGCCGAGCTCAGACAAGCCCACGCTCTTAGGACCATCCGTAGCTCCACAGATCCGGCTGTCGGGGAAGACGCACCCTCCAACTCCAGCCCTGACAAACACGTTGTCCTTGTGGAATGGGAACTAACAGGTTCCCAGAGCCACCCTGAACTGAGCTCAGATTACCGACAATTCCGAGTTTCTTTCTGGCATACCATTCACAGGTACAACACCGAGACATTACATGCCTATTAAAGAGGGAGGTTTCTACAGCATTTCGTAACCCAaccctttttttcaaaggagagatttGGCCTACTGCCACCTTAGTTCCACATGCTTTCTCCTCAGCAGGAGGACTGCTGCATACACAAGGTAGTGAAGAACCGTTCTGTTATGATCTAGTTTACAACCCTGACAGCTAGCAcatgaaatgggagaaaactctcactcttcctaacttcagagcatttcacaaatgAGCAGAGCATAATCTGATGAACAAAGCCCAGGAGGCAAATGAGCCTTAAAGGACTGCTGAGGCCTTCAAAATCCTCAAACTCTCATTATTTCCTGGCAACAGCGGGTTGTGCCTGCTGGGCTTTTTGGTGGGAGAGACCCAGCTGCTCTCACCTCCTGTCAGGTTGGCAGGGCagcgcagccacagcagctcgggcgtgttgccctctgcctgctttggagcggaggagatgccagcactgggagcagcgcTCGGTGCTTTGCTGTTTCGGGGAGAACAGCTCAGGCTGGAGGTTCTCCTCTGTTTGCAAAGTGACATGTGCTTTGCCAAGGGCTCTGTTCCACATGGGAATGCCATCCCCAACCTCGAGCTAGGAGTacgaaaatattctttcttggcaaaggaactcaaataacagaagcaattcCTAAAGGAGTTTTATGGCTTATGGAACCTGCTCCGTTTGAATTACAATACCAAGGTCTGCCAACGTAAAgccaaagcagataaaaagaggGACCCTGATCTGCTAAGCATCTAGAGCAGACTAGGTGGGAAACTCgggcagccagctccagaagGGGAATGCGAGGCGCTGAATCAGAAGCCGGTAGCGCGCGCGCGCGTGCGCGCGGAAAGCAAGACGTCAGAGGGACTTCACAGCAAACGATACGCATAGGCTAGGGAACACCACCCCTGAAGAGAGGGACAGCTCTGaccttctctctgaaataataaggGCACCTTTGTGCAACTGGGCTTGGAAGCCTCCCACGCTTTGGTAGGTAACCCAGAGGTATGCGTGGGAGAAGTGGCCATCTGCTGCTAAGAGCATCTCCCAGGAAGGGGGAGATCAAGTGCCAGTTCCGCTGTTTCCCAGACCCAGAGGAGTGCCCCAACTAGCCAGCTGAGGATGATTCTTTGAGCTGAGCACCTTcgttttcctgctgaactgctggagtaggtccacagtgcaggcagacacaacagtcacagggggaaggggcttcaatccgttatctgtagcaacagaacttcaggcgccgaggcttcctggcgaaaacacccttaaggtgtAACTTGATGGCTTCAGCGGTATNNNNNNNNNNNNNGCTCGGctcacttgccagagctgagcaccgtgtactttactcgcgtaaatcttacaggcattttgccctgaacacctgcgaagattcacctcctcagggagaccagggcgtaccagagccataaaagcacgtggaagaggagtctggcgactgctgctgctgccagtgccgcTGTCAAGGCATGCAAtagggttcaggagctgggatgtacattcttacactgataaaacaagcgtccacactgtgcttaggtctccgactcggtccgatactgggagcgtgattagcacggcatagcaataggagactaacggttgcctgaaggctgtaagctctggcgctgcctcagaTCCCTGGAGCTCTGATAGAGTGCAAGCTCTACTGTTAGCGGAGtcaagggaaaatggaagcagtCAACAAGATGAGTAAGACTCAAGGGGAACATCCTTAGAATCTTCTCTATATTCAGGCGAGTGCCAGTGCTCTGAATTTCCTCCAATCCCTCTCCCACCACGCCTGACCTCTAGGCAAGCCAGAGACTAGACCTAGGTGCATGATGTTGTTTGGCCATGGCCAACAGATGTGTCCGACTGACTGGGTATTTCCACTGCCTGGTGTACTCACTGCCtgacaaccaaacaaaactcggGCTGTAGCATCGTGCAAAGCTGTGCCCCTCAGTACAGCCACGGCAGCTTTTGACGAGAGCTTTCCTACTCCTCACCTGGTTCTGCAACTCAGCTAATCGACGACTGCAGCGAGCGTGAGActcctcctgtgaagaaaatgcaagGATTTCCTTTTGGTCTCCAGTTTGGCCAGGGCCATGGTCTACGTTCCAATTCTCTTAGGTCtatactggggggctgctgccactgggatTTGCCACTGTTCCTCTGTATGGGCAGACCCTCCTCCCACCAAGTAAGATTCTGTTCTCACCTGTCTAGAAGCAGCCATCTTGTGCTGGTCAGAGAGCGAAAATCCGCACGCATCTGGCAGCGACCGACCACTGTGATATCTCTTCAGTCTCCTCCGTTCACGTTCCACCTGCACATTGGTGATAGGAGAAAGGGTCACAGAAACCTGCCACCAAACAAGGAGCAAAAGGAGCTCTGGACATCATGGCAAGGAGATTTCTGCTCAGAGGCTGTTAATTGCACCAGAGAATGCTGCGGGCAAAAAGCACTCGAAGGAGGctatggaagagaaagagcaagaggaaacagtTCCTGACACAAGAGCGTCAAATGTGCCTGTATGGGGacactggggcaagaagggtgggaccgGAGTGAATGCGCATTTGTGAAGGCAACGGggtgccagaagagagagaaaatacaaaagcgtgtgtccacagggggaagtgggagagggaaggaaacaagcagaggacTCCAGAGTGCTGTCTGTGGAAATGTGGTGTGATCCAGCGGACCGtgaggctttgcagaggcagcgaaagcctgttttacctgctcgagagtcctcctgagctcagcattgagttgcttcagctctgccttctccagttcCAGCCTTGCAACTGCTCGCTGCAGACATTCCAGCTGCTGTGACAGGAGTCTCTTCTCCGAGAGCCATGATagctgctccccttctgcaaTAGCCTGCTGGGTATACAGAGAGGAGATTATGTGAGCCGGTGCCACATAAAGGTTAGGAGGGACAGAATCGACAAGTCGGGGAGAGTGACCGGACTCGGGAATGGACAGTGCCaagtcccttctgctcctcctggttGACGGGCCAAAACAACACACTCTCTTCCTAGGGGCCCTCCTCCCGATCGCCGTGGGGAAATCCACACAGATTTGCCTTCCGGCCTTTTGGACTGCAGCACAAGTACATCCTGAATGCGCAATGAAGCCTTTCACCTCATCAGGCAACGGTAcgaatgccattatttttaatacactggaaaagctgTACCTCAGAAATCTACATCTCTGAAAGCATCCTCTAAGCACTGTCAGCGTAGCTGCTGTGCAACCATCGTTACAAAATTCTACTGAGGTTAGTACCTTAGTTTGGTCAACTGtgccccttcctttccatgccaaaCCCCAACCACGACACGTTGGCTAAGCTTGCCTACCTAGGAGAGAACCAAGTATCCACCCCCAACTTTTGGACTTCATTTAATTCTAACGGCAAGCTCTGTAGTTCTTTCAGTAGTTCGGGggctgacagaaaacatttcagcaggtGAATGCCTTGAGCTACGCAGACAGGCAAGCCTGCTGGCTACAACCACAGTTTCTTTGGCCGAGCAGGTCATGTATTTATGGGACTATATATTCCCCTATCTTTACGGGCATCGTCATTAGAATCCTTTATTGACACTTTAGTTGACTGATGATCAGTCACACTGCCTACCTGATGATGAAACCGGTCCGTGTCCCTCTCCGAAACCGTACTCTGCAGGATGGCTATTTCTTCCCTCAGAGTCCCGTTGGCCATTTCACTCTTGGTAAGGGCAAGAGTCAGTGCTTgtgccttctctctccatttgacTTCTCTGCTCTCGGTCTGCTTCAAAATAGCAATCGCGCGCTCCAATTCTTCCCCCTTGGCTTTCCGCTCATCCGCCAGTTGTTGGGTTAGctccttctgtctttgcaaggaacggtctctctcctggagaactcgcctcttctctgcttcctcttcctcccatttctggaGTTTCTGGATTCGTTTCTGTAGGGTCTCCCCGCCATCCTTCCATCGCAAAGCTGATGTTAATTGCTTCAAGAGTTCACTCTGCCTCCTAAGCTCTTGTTCTCTCTCCGCCAGAGTCTTCTCTAAGTACCCGACTCTGTCTCTGTGGTTCTTGATCTCTTCGTCCTTCTTTGTCAGAGTCGGCTGAACATGCTGGAGATCTTCCCGAAGAGCTCTtacttcctcttctaactcttctagTTCACCTTCGGCCTTGGTCTCTCGTTCCGTCTCGTGCAAGGCTTCTTCCAggagcttctcttgctctctgcgATGCCTaacctcttcattcttcttggTTAGCCTAAGCTGGAGATTCTGCAAGGTCTTCAGTTCTTCTTCTTGGCGCTGGAGTTTTTGCATGAGAGTTTcattgtcttcttctctcttcctcaccgCGTGCTCAAGCAGATCCACTTGCTGCTGGCATGATGTTAGCGCTACTTTCGTGCTTTCTTCACGAAGCCGGAACATGTTCATTTGCTCCGTCTGCCTGAGGAACTCCAAATGGTTCTCCTTCAAGATTTGGCTCATTTTGTCTAGATCCTGCTCTAGACTCTTGGCCTGCTTGCCTTCTAACTCCTTCTGCTCTCGAAGCTCCTGGACGTGCTCTTGCAAAGACACTATCTCTTGATCTCTCGCTTCTAGAGAAGATTCAGCGTATTCTAGTTTTTGCAGTATAGCTTTGGTCTGCATCGctgcctcctccttttgctgttgaagcttAGAGATAGCCTCCTCCAGAACCtctatcttttcctctctttctttcagagtcagttttgttgcttggagatttgtttgctcagcttcacgcttttcctccttttccttccacgcCTCACATTGCTTTCTAAGGGataacatttcttgttctttttcctttagtgccacttgaagctgctgcagaatttccttctgctgttcagagtcttgctcttgtttttggaAGGTCTCAATCAGTTCCTTCTGAGATTCAAtcattaaatccttttctttcagtattgctgttgtgtattctaagtctctgtgcaagacattcatctgttcttctgttttttccgcagagctccttgcttgttgcttttggatgtctaggagtctgtccttttcttttaaggttcCTAAGGTCTGCTCCAGTTGGTCACGGACAGTCCTTAACTGCATTTCCATGACTTCTTCAGCTTCCCGGATTTGCTTTTGTTGCGACTCAAGCTCTTGAtccttttcagataaagagaGGGTCATCTTTTCTAGTGTCCCACGAAGCTCCTGCAGGTAGCCCTCTTGCTGTTCCTTGTACTGCTGCAAGAGTCTTAACTGATCCCTTTGAGAATCACACTCGCGCTCTCTGTCCTTAAGAACTGCCCTCAGGTCTCCAAGGCTCGCGTGCAGAGATTTCACctgttctctctccatttccagtgCTTGGATCTGCTGAGTCAGAGACAGAAGCTCCAAGTTCTTCTCCTTCAAGTTCCCTTTCATATGATCAAGATCCACCTGCAGATTTCTCACTTGTGATGCACCGTGTCGTTCTagaatcattattttcccttcctggaattggatctcccggtctctctcctccagctctttgctcatcttgctgacagcagtcctctGCATTTCtcgctgcttctccagctcccgtatctgttcttgctgggatcCCACCTCCtggtctctctcctccagctctttgctcatcttgctgacagcagtcctcagcatttcttgctgcttctccagctcctgtatctgttcttgctgggattcaaccttctgttttttctctgttatgtcctTGATAACCTCACTGAGAGTAGTTTCATgcgtttctttctggttttccagcattctcatctgttgctggtacaacttcatttctccctccctctctgacagGATGGCAGTCATATGAGTGAGActctcctgcaaagcttttccctgtgctgcctctttttGGAGCATCTGGATTTTCTCCCGCTGCGTTTCCACTTCCtcatttttgatttttaagatagaCAATGTAGTTTGAAGTTCTTGTTCAAGGCAGCGATTCCTATCTGTTGCTGCATTTGCTCGGGTTTCGGAGCCTGTGACTGATTCCTGAAGAAGTTTTATCTCCCGTACCAGTTCTTCTTTAACTGCTCGCAGTCTGGcccgttcctgctgcaaaacagtgacaaagaggTTCAATAATTCCACCTATGTATGTTTGCTTTTCGTACTAGATTTGAACTCCTGCTTCAGTGGCAGtcaggggctgccccctccctccctgcctctcggGATGTTGTAAGACCTTTCCTGCGCCGCCCTTTCGGTTGCGTCTTTCCCAGCTTACTCGGCCAGTCCcgtcttcctttttgcccttctccgAACCTCTTCTAGCTCTAGCGTGTTCTTTTGGGGAGGAGCTGCCAGGACCGCAGCCAGGATTTAAAGTCCAGACTAACCACGATTTAGGCAGTGGCATGATGATGTTCTCTCTgatagggagggaggaagggaagacagaacaACCCCAACATGGGATTTCCCGTTTTTGGGGTTGggcgttgggggtttttttggacctcTGCTGTGTAGAGTTTTCATGGTACCATCCTCTAGAACCCCGCTGTGCCCTCTTGAAGGAGTAGCGGTCAGATCACAGACACAGTTACGGTGTTCATGTTCTCTTCAGGCTGCAACGCGCTTCCTGCCTTTCTTAAACCTACACTGTGGTAGCCTCTCGCTTTGCAGGCCCTGTCCCTCACGGCACAAAGGTCTCATGGCTGCCAAGGCATCGCTCCTCTTTACAAAGGGGTAGCTAAGAGACGCTTCTACCCAGACGGACAGTGTCCAGAGAAGCACTGCCAATAAGGAGcccagaagagtaaaaaaaccacacaaattctcctttcacagtctttacctcttgcttggcATTCTCCACTCTCGTCCGTTCCTCCTCTTGTTGAGCTTGCATGGTAGCAACTCTCTGCTTCATATCAAACAGCTTCTTCTCGTGCTCCCTTTCTGTCTccgccttctccttttcccactgctccagcatctcctgtagctctgaaTGGTGCCCTTCCCGCTCGCTTGCctgatgaggggagaaaaagacttcaagatggagtcccagccaagcttctcaaaaaaatggGAAGCTTCATCCCTCCCACAAACCCCCACCTCAACAGCGCACAGTAGTGGCTTTGTGCCCTCCATAAATCATGTCCTATCAAGGAACTTAAAAGGAGGgtcagctggtggaagaagaggagatgttACCTTCCCCTCTCTGGCGGCTGCCTGTTTCCTAGCACCTCTCGCCTACGGGATTTCTCTCTAGTCTCAGAGTCTCTATTTTCAAAGCTCAACTCCATTCTCATCGAGGAAAAGATGCAGATGGACTGCAGGGTgagaaagagaccagcacccccatGCCCTAGTCACAAGACGGGCCACGAACTCAAGTACCAGGAACAAGGGGCTGTTCCATCTGTTCTGTATGCTTTAAGCCCAAAGATAACACCTCTGTCAACcgtgaaaggacagaaagaaaggaacaaagttccCACGACTGCAGTTGGCAGGAAAGTTAGGAGTCTACTTCATGGTAGACAGGAGTCTGGTAAGATCCTACCCCTTTACTGCCATGCTTTGGGTGGGGACcacccaaccttctgctcaactcGTCTCAGGCCCACAGGGAATCCGTGGCTTGCATTTACTGTCCCGGCATAGTCCTGTAGGTCTTCACGTGCTTTCAAGTGCGAGCcgttggctctgctgcctggcctaGCAACGTGTGGCCTATGACAGACGCTTGCTGCCATCTCACACGCTCAGGCTATTATTCTTCTAAAGCCAGCCCACAAAGCTTGCCTGAAGAATTCAGAAGCATATTGTTTCCTACCAGGTCTTGCAGGAGCTTGTTTATTTCCACTTCGTGATCAGTTTCCCGAAGTCTGAGGGTATCGTTATACTGCTCTTCTGTCCGCAAGAGCTGTTGCGCCATGTTTGCCCGTTCCTGCTTCAGGAGagatctctctgcttccagctcacaTTGAAGGCACTTCACTTCCCCTGCAAACGTGACAAATGGCAAGATTCAGGGCCTACACAAACAGCGGTTCTGACTTCACTAACCTtcagccatttgaattttttcagtgtaggaGGGATCTGTGTCCAGCTCCTTCACTCCTTAGAAGCACTGCAGACAGAGAGCTATTTTTATACCATCCTCCCTAGGCAGGGGGATCACCAGAAACAAAGCACACGAGGCTCTCACCTTGTATCACCTCCTTGGCCTGCCTGACTGTGTGAAGTTGGATTTCAAGCTGACTCCTGGCGATCTCCAGCTGACATAAGCGCTGCTGAGCCTCAAGCAGGCTGGATTCCAGGGTCTCCTTCCCTGACCTACAAGACGCCAATACGGAGAGAAATGAGTTTCTTGCTCCTGACGCCCACAGGGAGTTAGTCCAGTGAGAACTGGTTCAAGATCCCTACCCCTCAGTACGGAAAATGGGTTGCATGGAAACTGGTATACAGAAGGCATATTTCTGCCGTTTAAAAGAGCAATGCAGGCCCCTCCGAGGGAAAGCCCAGGCTTTGCTTATGACCTAGCGTAACACAGAAAGCCCAGACGAATTTGATCTCCATAGCCAAATCTTAAATTGCTATTGTCTGATCTATGACACACGGGTAGCTGTGCTCACAAAGtctgtgccagcaagcaaaagcccagcctctgctcgCAGCCCTTTGCTCATCGTCACTTCCAGGTTGCTCTGCAGGGGCACAGAGTAAGAGTATCTCCCTGGCTGACTCGTGACTTTTTGATGCCGTTCGTAGTGTACGTACAGGGAGGTGATCTTCCAGACTCcctatatttcaaagggactaaaGCAATACATCAGATGATATAGTAAAATCTCATGCTTGTAAGCAGCATCTGTGAGAAATCTGAACTAGATTTTATCTGAACAaggactacctgaaaggagagacAGGTAGCCTTCAGTTTAAACTCTTGGAAGTTCAAGAGAAAAACTTGCTACTTTTCTCTAAGCGTTGCTAACTAAGTAGGCAGTAGCCCAAATGACTTGCCgctctttaaaatggaagttGTAGTACTGCGGAGGCAAATTGTTACATCCATAGACTTCAACCAACTGCTGCGTATGACACACAGGATTCTGGAACCAGAAGCTGAAGTTGCCTCCCTGATCTAACACGGCGTCCTGCGTGCCAGGTTCCTACCATACACAGCACTGCCTCACTAGTACAGGCATGCAACCAGGATAACATCCTTCAGGGTAAAGGGGCACCCGAGTGGTACAACAATAAGACCCACAACAGTAGGATTTCACTGCTTTGATGGACGATGGAGGATGTCTCTTCAAGAAGGAGAACAAGCACATATTTCTGACTACGCCTATCTCTGGCAGTCCAAAGTAAATATGCTCCATTTTAAGGATAAATCAAAGTCAGTctctaaaacacaacagagaagataAGAATCCAAAACTGTGACGACAACAACAGGCTCTTGAGAACAACGTCTGGCAAGAATAGTTGCTACAGCCCAATAATTGACAGAACATAATTCAGCTGGATCAAATaagaggagctggagctcagaagcagcagcagctctcaagaaACAGACTGAGTCAAAATGGTGTTTATCAGCCTTGCTAACAACATACTCTGGAGTGGTAAGGCGTAAAAGTCAAGAAGCATGACAAACGGTCTCTaatttgtacagctctgcaaGTTCAGGAGTCTTCTAAAAAAGACCTGAGAGGAGGACAAACATCTCGATACGTTGggtagtttggggttggtttttttttaaaagcagaacttgtcACGTGGGATCTTAGAAACCTGATCCAGCAGAAGGACAAAATCTTGTTCCTTCCCTGCATAAACTCCTCCATGATGTCTATCTCAAAACAGCACGTGGTAAGGAGTACCGGACCCAGACATCAATGATGGGCAACAATTCCCGCAGACTGGCGACCATTCAAAagaggcttccctgctgctggtgtaaCCAACTCTAGGTCCTGCACCACAGGTAACAAGAGTTAGACTAGAAACAGTAGGCCCTCAAGATTTTCAGCACGAGCCTCTAGCTTCACCCTAAACGGCAGCGTCCTACTCGCAATGTCCGTACGTAGTAGCCTTGAATTCTGAAGATCCCACGTCAAACTACTTGATAAGGAAAGATCCAAGTTCAAACGCGCagaacaagaaaccaaaaccagagagaagcttTGGGTTTCAGTAAACATCTGCATGGTTTAATTACTACTCAATGCAGAGCCAAGGTACCAGATACCGAGGAATTATGCTGGCTTGCTTTGGACTTCACACAGGAACGTGCAAGGGGGCATAAACATGAGCCCAAGGCTCAGGAGAGCTTTGTTAGctttagctgtcagaaaaataaccttcaaaccatgctgtactggtttgggtttttggttttttttttgctcgaGATTCTTCCGTTTTCTGTCCATGGAAGGTGAAAACGGCTGAAAAGCTTACA
This region of Harpia harpyja isolate bHarHar1 chromosome 1, bHarHar1 primary haplotype, whole genome shotgun sequence genomic DNA includes:
- the LOC128143433 gene encoding centrosome-associated protein CEP250-like isoform X1 codes for the protein MAARSQASLRRRLQSSQEAQHRQAVLVRKLQAKVLQYRTRCRELEQQLAAGGGPLPGRWEATEDQSLEKALLQVEEEQQRCENLAEVNALLQEHLDEANEVNSALKEDVGKLTADWMRAREELELKESEWRSERELYDSYLRGERSRLLSLWRQVVTFRCHFLEMKTATDRDLSELKAEQMRLSGSILVNCSHLNCGVRPWESVTLGRPVLKDQAQQQAEQEISQKTWAVMHLQVEGDPEKKELQDRPKDLAALEGEHSLLQSELVVAREMLEESHLQRDLLKQEKQELTVALEKAEQSVAELTGAQNKLSAEIADLHVAAANMSSINEALALDKVQLNKLVLQLEQELDVLSGKVDEMERAKISDQEKLNLWERTNEALSAEKAHLEQLLKEAEEQQEGLQVELRMLAEEKAETQEKLNQVHRQQESASSGLEQLRQESSRQGQALANVSKEKELLVHEKAALEVRLAATEQERRGLAEQLAEARSGKETLESSLLEAQQRLCQLEIARSQLEIQLHTVRQAKEVIQGEVKCLQCELEAERSLLKQERANMAQQLLRTEEQYNDTLRLRETDHEVEINKLLQDLASEREGHHSELQEMLEQWEKEKAETEREHEKKLFDMKQRVATMQAQQEEERTRVENAKQEQERARLRAVKEELVREIKLLQESVTGSETRANAATDRNRCLEQELQTTLSILKIKNEEVETQREKIQMLQKEAAQGKALQESLTHMTAILSEREGEMKLYQQQMRMLENQKETHETTLSEVIKDITEKKQKVESQQEQIQELEKQQEMLRTAVSKMSKELEERDQEVGSQQEQIRELEKQREMQRTAVSKMSKELEERDREIQFQEGKIMILERHGASQVRNLQVDLDHMKGNLKEKNLELLSLTQQIQALEMEREQVKSLHASLGDLRAVLKDRERECDSQRDQLRLLQQYKEQQEGYLQELRGTLEKMTLSLSEKDQELESQQKQIREAEEVMEMQLRTVRDQLEQTLGTLKEKDRLLDIQKQQARSSAEKTEEQMNVLHRDLEYTTAILKEKDLMIESQKELIETFQKQEQDSEQQKEILQQLQVALKEKEQEMLSLRKQCEAWKEKEEKREAEQTNLQATKLTLKEREEKIEVLEEAISKLQQQKEEAAMQTKAILQKLEYAESSLEARDQEIVSLQEHVQELREQKELEGKQAKSLEQDLDKMSQILKENHLEFLRQTEQMNMFRLREESTKVALTSCQQQVDLLEHAVRKREEDNETLMQKLQRQEEELKTLQNLQLRLTKKNEEVRHRREQEKLLEEALHETERETKAEGELEELEEEVRALREDLQHVQPTLTKKDEEIKNHRDRVGYLEKTLAEREQELRRQSELLKQLTSALRWKDGGETLQKRIQKLQKWEEEEAEKRRVLQERDRSLQRQKELTQQLADERKAKGEELERAIAILKQTESREVKWREKAQALTLALTKSEMANGTLREEIAILQSTVSERDTDRFHHQQAIAEGEQLSWLSEKRLLSQQLECLQRAVARLELEKAELKQLNAELRRTLEQVERERRRLKRYHSGRSLPDACGFSLSDQHKMAASRQEESHARCSRRLAELQNQVSLLQTQLAQERKYKQDYIECCAKTSQELSDLHQELSRSLAAVVREPKAAVLEAETRKLGQPL
- the LOC128143433 gene encoding centrosome-associated protein CEP250-like isoform X4 translates to MAARSQASLRRRLQSSQEAQHRQAVLVRKLQAKVLQYRTRCRELEQQLAAGGGPLPGRWEATEDQSLEKALLQVEEEQQRCENLAEVNALLQEHLDEANEVNSALKEDVGKLTADWMRAREELELKESEWRSERELYDSYLRGERSRLLSLWRQVVTFRCHFLEMKTATDRDLSELKAEQMRLSGSILVNCSHLNCGVRPWESVTLGRPVLKDQAQQQAEQEISQKTWAVMHLQVEGDPEKKELQDRPKDLAALEGEHSLLQSELVVAREMLEESHLQRDLLKQEKQELTVALEKAEQSVAELTGAQNKLSAEIADLHVAAANMSSINEALALDKVQLNKLVLQLEQELDVLSGKVDEMERAKISDQEKLNLWERTNEALSAEKAHLEQLLKEAEEQQEGLQVELRMLAEEKAETQEKLNQVHRQQESASSGLEQLRQESSRQGQALANVSKEKELLVHEKAALEVRLAATEQERRGLAEQLAEARSGKETLESSLLEAQQRLCQLEIARSQLEIQLHTVRQAKEVIQGEVKCLQCELEAERSLLKQERANMAQQLLRTEEQYNDTLRLRETDHEVEINKLLQDLASEREGHHSELQEMLEQWEKEKAETEREHEKKLFDMKQRVATMQAQQEEERTRVENAKQEQERARLRAVKEELVREIKLLQESVTGSETRANAATDRNRCLEQELQTTLSILKIKNEEVETQREKIQMLQKEAAQGKALQESLTHMTAILSEREGEMKLYQQQMRMLENQKETHETTLSEVIKDITEKKQKVESQQEQIQELEKQQEMLRTAVSKMSKELEERDQEVGSQQEQIRELEKQREMQRTAVSKMSKELEERDREIQFQEGKIMILERHGASQVRNLQVDLDHMKGNLKEKNLELLSLTQQIQALEMEREQVKSLHASLGDLRAVLKDRERECDSQRDQLRLLQQYKEQQEGYLQELRGTLEKMTLSLSEKDQELESQQKQIREAEEVMEMQLRTVRDQLEQTLGTLKEKDRLLDIQKQQARSSAEKTEEQMNVLHRDLEYTTAILKEKDLMIESQKELIETFQKQEQDSEQQKEILQQLQVALKEKEQEMLSLRKQCEAWKEKEEKREAEQTNLQATKLTLKEREEKIEVLEEAISKLQQQKEEAAMQTKAILQKLEYAESSLEARDQEIVSLQEHVQELREQKELEGKQAKSLEQDLDKMSQILKENHLEFLRQTEQMNMFRLREESTKVALTSCQQQVDLLEHAVRKREEDNETLMQKLQRQEEELKTLQNLQLRLTKKNEEVRHRREQEKLLEEALHETERETKAEGELEELEEEVRALREDLQHVQPTLTKKDEEIKNHRDRVGYLEKTLAEREQELRRQSELLKQLTSALRWKDGGETLQKRIQKLQKWEEEEAEKRRVLQERDRSLQRQKELTQQLADERKAKGEELERAIAILKQTESREVKWREKAQALTLALTKSEMANGTLREEIAILQSTVSERDTDRFHHQQAIAEGEQLSWLSEKRLLSQQLECLQRAVARLELEKAELKQLNAELRRTLEQVERERRRLKRYHSGRSLPDACGFSLSDQHKMAASRQVSLLQTQLAQERKYKQDYIECCAKTSQELSDLHQELSRSLAAVVREPKAAVLEAETRKLGQPL